From the Candidatus Amarolinea dominans genome, one window contains:
- the galK gene encoding galactokinase, which translates to MARGLTVSSRHAILRRTFSAQFGAMPMWLVRAPGRVNLIGEHTDYNDGFVLPMAIDRDVRLALAPRTDRQVHVFSLNFQQHDRFSLDDLQLTTTSPWGNYLRGVAWALQGAGFELTGFDAVMEGNVPIGSGLSSSAATELATVTAFRALGNLTLDAVQAALLSQKAENDFVGVKCGIMDQYISSLGQAGHALLIDCRSLGFEAVPLPAGVQFVIADSTVRRGLVDSAYNERRAQCEEGARRLGVPALRDVSLAEFERRAPALPDLVAQRCRHVVAENERVLHSVAALRAGDVTAFGRDMDESHTSLRDLYAVSHPVLDTMVEVARAVPGCLGARLTGAGFGGCTVSLVVNACVPAVVDALQREVARRTGLTPQIYLSGAEAGAGIILGE; encoded by the coding sequence ATGGCAAGAGGTTTAACTGTGTCATCACGTCATGCAATCCTGCGCCGCACATTTAGCGCGCAGTTTGGCGCCATGCCCATGTGGTTGGTGCGTGCGCCCGGTCGTGTCAACCTGATTGGCGAGCACACCGATTATAACGACGGTTTTGTGCTGCCGATGGCGATTGACCGCGATGTGCGCCTGGCCCTGGCGCCGCGCACGGATCGTCAGGTGCATGTCTTCTCGCTCAATTTCCAGCAGCACGATCGCTTCAGCCTGGACGACCTGCAATTGACGACCACAAGCCCCTGGGGCAACTATCTACGCGGGGTGGCGTGGGCATTGCAGGGCGCCGGCTTCGAACTGACCGGCTTCGATGCGGTGATGGAGGGCAACGTACCGATCGGCTCCGGGCTTTCATCGTCTGCCGCCACCGAACTGGCGACGGTGACCGCCTTTCGCGCCCTGGGCAACCTGACGCTCGACGCGGTGCAGGCCGCGCTCTTGAGCCAGAAGGCCGAGAATGACTTTGTGGGCGTCAAGTGCGGGATCATGGATCAATACATTTCATCGCTGGGCCAGGCCGGGCATGCCTTGCTCATTGACTGCCGCAGTCTCGGTTTCGAGGCCGTGCCCTTGCCGGCCGGGGTGCAGTTTGTCATTGCCGATAGCACGGTGCGCCGCGGCTTGGTGGACAGCGCCTACAATGAGCGCCGCGCCCAGTGTGAAGAAGGCGCGCGGCGCCTGGGCGTGCCGGCGTTGCGTGATGTCAGCCTGGCCGAGTTCGAGCGCCGCGCGCCGGCGTTGCCTGACCTGGTGGCGCAGCGTTGCCGGCATGTGGTTGCAGAAAATGAACGCGTGCTGCACAGCGTGGCGGCCTTGCGTGCGGGCGATGTGACGGCTTTTGGTCGCGATATGGACGAATCGCACACCAGCCTGCGCGATCTCTACGCCGTCAGCCATCCGGTCCTCGACACGATGGTGGAGGTGGCCCGGGCCGTGCCTGGCTGCCTGGGCGCGCGCCTCACCGGCGCCGGTTTTGGCGGCTGCACCGTCAGCCTGGTCGTCAACGCCTGCGTCCCCGCGGTGGTGGATGCCTTGCAGCGCGAGGTGGCGCGCCGCACCGGATTGACGCCGCAGATTTACCTGAGCGGCGCAGAAGCTGGCGCCGGCATCATCTTAGGCGAATGA
- the fabF gene encoding beta-ketoacyl-ACP synthase II yields the protein MTRVFVTGMGALSALGNDVPTYWQNLLAGKSGAGPIIGFDASDLPVRIACEVKDFDASQFMDRKTARRTARSIQLAVAATRQALADAHFEVTPENSERVGVLLNTGGGGITEMEPGTIGLIEKGPRSVGPFLVPNVMSNAVACVVSIEFGVRGPVMTSTAACASGNYALIEGYNLIQRDEADVVIAGGSEAAMSRLTMAAFARMGPLSSRNDDPEHACRPFDKERDGFVCGEGAGVMILESEAHARARGAQLLAEVRGGRITGDGYHITAPEPSGNGAARAIRNAIKAAGLQPEDIDLIYAHGTGTTLNDAVETTAIKKALGQHAYSVAVTATKSMIGHTLGAAGALSAIGAVLSLHEGIIPPTMNYSVPDPECDLDYVPDVARQKTLHHALVNAFGFGGQNVVAVLSRVNDSEMTAPR from the coding sequence ATGACACGTGTTTTTGTGACCGGGATGGGGGCTTTGTCTGCACTGGGTAACGATGTGCCAACCTACTGGCAAAACCTATTGGCGGGCAAATCTGGCGCCGGCCCCATCATAGGCTTCGATGCCAGTGATCTGCCCGTCCGCATTGCCTGCGAGGTCAAGGACTTCGACGCCAGCCAGTTCATGGATCGCAAGACGGCCCGGCGCACTGCCCGCTCCATTCAACTGGCGGTGGCAGCGACGCGCCAGGCCCTGGCCGACGCCCACTTCGAAGTGACGCCGGAGAACAGCGAGCGCGTGGGCGTGCTGCTGAACACCGGGGGCGGCGGCATCACCGAGATGGAGCCAGGCACGATCGGTCTGATCGAAAAAGGCCCGCGTTCGGTCGGGCCGTTCCTGGTTCCCAACGTAATGTCCAACGCCGTCGCCTGCGTGGTCTCGATCGAATTTGGCGTGCGCGGCCCGGTCATGACCTCCACCGCGGCGTGCGCCAGCGGCAACTACGCGCTGATCGAGGGCTACAACCTGATCCAGCGCGATGAGGCCGATGTGGTGATTGCCGGCGGCAGCGAGGCGGCCATGTCGCGTCTGACGATGGCGGCCTTTGCCCGCATGGGGCCACTTTCCTCACGCAATGATGACCCGGAACATGCCTGTCGCCCGTTCGACAAGGAGCGCGACGGGTTCGTGTGCGGCGAAGGCGCCGGGGTGATGATCCTGGAAAGCGAAGCTCATGCGCGCGCACGCGGCGCGCAACTGCTGGCCGAAGTGCGCGGGGGCCGCATCACCGGCGATGGCTATCACATCACTGCGCCCGAACCGAGCGGCAACGGCGCTGCCCGCGCCATTCGCAACGCGATCAAGGCGGCCGGGCTGCAGCCGGAAGACATTGACCTGATCTATGCCCATGGCACCGGCACGACGCTCAACGATGCCGTGGAAACGACCGCCATCAAGAAAGCGCTGGGGCAACATGCCTACAGCGTGGCGGTGACAGCCACCAAATCCATGATCGGCCACACGCTGGGCGCGGCGGGCGCCTTGTCGGCCATTGGCGCGGTGCTCAGCCTGCATGAAGGCATCATTCCGCCCACCATGAACTACAGCGTGCCCGATCCTGAGTGTGATCTGGATTATGTGCCGGACGTGGCGCGCCAGAAAACCCTTCATCACGCGCTGGTCAACGCGTTTGGCTTCGGCGGCCAAAATGTCGTCGCCGTGCTCAGTCGGGTCAACGACTCCGAGATGACGGCTCCGAGATAA
- a CDS encoding divergent PAP2 family protein, producing MAGLLRNDILLTVFCAWLAAQLIKAAIEFWFTRRITWRVLFGMGGMPSSHSASVTSLSTAVGLHVGFNSALFAVTAILAAIVMTDAAGVRRAAGRHASVLNWLLSDFLDEEQTDQTPPEQPSNLPPEQPSSFEMNIPLPLQELLGHTPVQVVVGGLLGIVAAVVYYTIAM from the coding sequence CTGGCTGGGCTGTTGCGCAATGATATTTTGCTGACGGTTTTCTGCGCATGGCTGGCGGCGCAGCTCATCAAAGCCGCGATTGAGTTCTGGTTTACCCGGCGCATCACTTGGCGCGTCCTCTTTGGGATGGGCGGCATGCCCAGTTCCCATTCGGCCTCAGTCACTTCGCTCAGTACCGCCGTGGGCCTGCACGTCGGTTTCAACAGCGCACTCTTTGCCGTGACCGCCATCCTGGCCGCGATTGTGATGACCGACGCCGCCGGGGTGCGCCGTGCGGCCGGCCGCCATGCCAGCGTTCTCAACTGGCTCCTGTCCGATTTCCTGGATGAGGAGCAAACCGACCAAACACCGCCCGAGCAGCCTTCCAACTTGCCGCCAGAGCAGCCTTCCAGCTTCGAGATGAACATTCCACTGCCGCTGCAGGAACTCCTGGGCCACACCCCGGTGCAGGTGGTGGTGGGCGGATTGTTGGGTATCGTGGCTGCCGTCGTCTACTACACCATCGCCATGTAG
- a CDS encoding RHS repeat-associated core domain-containing protein produces MSHLFNSQRVAGVLYWLLRDHLGSTTVTANGANGVREAELWYKPWGETRGTPFGATPTKRRFTGQVLDEVAGGLYFYNARYYDPALGRFISADTIVPNPQNPQNLNRYSYVGNQPTAYVDPTGHAHCVDTDCAVTWHPTKHRYMISPGAPGVRSVAKSIVADLGGINDLEAMAVISDVAAGLYRTWDRFMPEMGKIFTGSPAYGTFGLIAPALSTMLGLGGGGCAGVGREPHDCPSNTVYFHDTGFHSNFRDRHNQPYHIWGYIAQTTTPGDTISFELNFTLSQWGNLIHEQVQSKLNWDSGWGTSWQDWVLSEAGVLIGYQITYGLITSPVELGDTLRRDLGPLGPGSRGRLQQMEANYGKLRGSP; encoded by the coding sequence ATGTCCCACCTTTTCAATAGTCAGCGCGTGGCTGGGGTGTTGTACTGGCTGTTGCGCGATCACCTGGGCAGCACGACGGTGACGGCCAATGGCGCCAACGGTGTGCGCGAGGCGGAGTTGTGGTACAAGCCGTGGGGCGAGACTCGCGGGACGCCCTTCGGCGCGACGCCGACGAAGCGCCGTTTCACCGGGCAGGTGCTGGACGAGGTGGCGGGCGGGTTGTATTTCTACAACGCCAGATACTACGACCCGGCGCTGGGGCGATTCATCAGCGCGGATACGATCGTGCCTAATCCCCAAAATCCGCAAAATCTCAACAGATACAGCTACGTCGGGAATCAACCGACCGCCTATGTTGACCCAACAGGACACGCACACTGCGTGGACACAGATTGTGCAGTCACCTGGCATCCCACCAAACATCGCTATATGATCAGCCCTGGCGCGCCTGGTGTTCGCAGTGTTGCCAAGAGCATTGTCGCTGACTTGGGCGGGATCAACGATCTCGAAGCAATGGCTGTGATTTCTGACGTGGCGGCTGGCCTCTATCGAACTTGGGACCGTTTCATGCCTGAAATGGGCAAGATATTCACGGGATCGCCCGCTTACGGAACCTTCGGCCTGATAGCGCCAGCTCTCTCAACCATGCTCGGATTGGGAGGCGGCGGCTGTGCCGGCGTCGGTCGAGAACCGCACGATTGCCCAAGCAACACAGTCTACTTTCATGATACTGGCTTCCATTCGAACTTTCGTGATAGGCACAACCAACCGTATCATATCTGGGGGTACATCGCCCAAACGACGACACCTGGAGATACCATCAGTTTCGAACTGAACTTCACCCTATCTCAGTGGGGCAATCTCATACACGAGCAAGTGCAAAGCAAGCTCAACTGGGACAGCGGATGGGGTACCAGCTGGCAGGACTGGGTTCTTTCTGAGGCTGGGGTATTGATCGGTTACCAGATCACCTATGGCCTGATTACATCCCCTGTGGAATTGGGTGACACGCTCAGACGAGATCTCGGCCCACTGGGCCCTGGCAGCCGCGGCAGGCTTCAGCAGATGGAAGCGAACTACGGAAAATTGCGAGGTTCGCCATGA
- a CDS encoding M23 family metallopeptidase, which translates to MKHRTRLAVFCLLAAAVVICSVQPLRLAQSQGGEPRFSFPSARRFAITSYFDHTHPDVLYNTIDDEIAAYTTERGLRSNNCFDCFWSGTVQVCGYYTVLQDAANCGAAGGRRVYYDMHPAIDYGFPLNTAIAAAAPGTALQRDILGFAVVIDHGNDYFTKHGHVDRNSRIAHNTQVIRGQQIALSSNTGTGAAHLHFEARYSGEDGIVFDPYGWRGPWYTDPWNQPSGHTEPWWRSGDPIPMGYRDQNHNTQGPYQLTGVMESKWYELNGLPGSPIGNRGSNNCPGTYGDCQFFERGYLRWDYINNVTLYYDYASTVISQVFYFQTSNWNTTLSIQNISGVSAQVSVIFVENGRVVDSRTYLALPSGSTWVLSAQHALQDMTSSFAGAAEVYSNQTFQITVAHQPAFNNTFVSAIMNNY; encoded by the coding sequence ATGAAACACAGGACACGCCTCGCAGTTTTCTGCTTGTTGGCCGCTGCTGTGGTCATTTGCTCTGTGCAACCGCTACGGCTGGCCCAATCTCAGGGAGGTGAACCTCGCTTTTCATTTCCAAGCGCGCGACGTTTTGCTATCACGTCTTACTTTGACCATACTCATCCTGATGTGCTCTATAACACCATCGACGACGAGATAGCGGCTTATACCACTGAACGAGGGTTGCGTTCCAATAACTGCTTTGATTGTTTCTGGTCAGGGACCGTACAGGTTTGCGGATATTACACGGTTCTTCAAGACGCAGCCAACTGTGGTGCGGCTGGCGGACGACGTGTCTATTATGATATGCATCCGGCCATTGATTATGGCTTTCCCTTGAACACTGCAATCGCCGCCGCAGCACCGGGGACTGCCTTGCAGCGCGATATTCTGGGGTTCGCTGTTGTGATTGACCATGGGAACGACTACTTTACCAAGCACGGTCACGTTGACCGCAACTCCCGAATTGCCCACAATACTCAAGTAATCCGTGGGCAACAGATTGCGCTCAGCAGCAACACGGGTACAGGGGCGGCCCATCTACACTTCGAAGCCCGATACAGTGGCGAGGATGGCATCGTATTCGATCCTTACGGCTGGCGGGGACCTTGGTACACTGACCCCTGGAACCAACCATCTGGGCATACCGAGCCGTGGTGGCGCAGCGGCGACCCCATTCCGATGGGCTACCGTGATCAAAACCACAATACCCAGGGTCCCTATCAACTTACCGGCGTGATGGAGAGCAAATGGTATGAGCTGAACGGGTTGCCAGGTTCGCCCATTGGTAATCGAGGTAGCAACAATTGCCCTGGCACCTACGGCGACTGCCAGTTTTTCGAGAGAGGGTATCTCCGCTGGGATTACATCAACAATGTAACCCTCTATTACGACTACGCTTCAACCGTGATCAGTCAAGTGTTCTATTTTCAGACGAGCAACTGGAATACAACTCTCTCCATTCAGAATATCAGCGGCGTTTCGGCCCAGGTCAGCGTTATCTTTGTGGAAAATGGCCGCGTGGTAGACTCGCGCACGTATTTAGCCTTGCCCAGCGGCTCCACCTGGGTACTGAGCGCACAACATGCACTTCAAGATATGACCAGTAGCTTTGCGGGCGCCGCTGAAGTGTATTCCAACCAAACGTTTCAGATCACTGTGGCTCATCAACCTGCATTCAACAATACGTTCGTGTCAGCGATTATGAACAACTACTGA
- a CDS encoding PD40 domain-containing protein has product MQPQSPLPSAVAPTPNPTDAAICARYPTPPYPISLTPCPDYLTPPAEPIEIFTPAPRPTPIVPTVIVGPQMSTARGNTFRPVFISKDYTGSGELCDMRPSPDGQKVALHLCNTEGMSLVIIAPVSGGRAVGEARGGWFRGWFPDSNQWLLMGDHLEILNSDTGEARRITPEGETVTDAAVSPDGKAVAYTIIQGDRLKIIDTAGNLLREGLAPSPRPGTTPDLVTWSPDGQFIAYIWDQIVGQFNNYGPLWVLDVQTGKQWQLSPDEVFDSFPTWAPQGHRILVVRRENMDDESADFNLNKLVSNLWVVDADTQEWRQLTNLNGQGAWSPVWTPDGSAVAFMSNMGNQLNGWLINVDDRSLQQLAVDSPIMPRALSVIP; this is encoded by the coding sequence ATGCAACCCCAGTCGCCGCTGCCTTCCGCAGTTGCACCGACACCTAACCCAACCGACGCCGCGATCTGCGCCAGGTATCCCACGCCACCCTATCCAATCAGTCTGACGCCTTGTCCTGACTACTTGACGCCGCCAGCCGAGCCTATCGAGATTTTCACCCCAGCACCGCGCCCAACCCCTATCGTGCCTACCGTCATCGTTGGACCACAGATGAGCACGGCTAGAGGTAATACCTTCAGGCCGGTATTCATTTCCAAAGACTACACAGGGTCAGGCGAGTTGTGCGATATGCGCCCATCTCCTGATGGGCAGAAGGTCGCTTTGCATCTGTGCAACACTGAAGGCATGTCACTGGTAATCATCGCTCCTGTGAGTGGGGGCAGAGCCGTGGGAGAGGCGAGAGGTGGTTGGTTCCGCGGCTGGTTTCCAGATTCCAATCAATGGCTATTGATGGGCGACCATTTGGAGATACTGAACAGTGACACAGGCGAGGCCCGCAGGATCACGCCCGAAGGTGAAACCGTGACCGACGCCGCCGTGTCGCCAGACGGGAAGGCCGTTGCCTACACGATCATTCAGGGTGACAGACTGAAGATCATCGACACAGCTGGCAACTTGCTCCGCGAGGGACTAGCTCCTTCACCCAGACCCGGCACCACGCCGGATCTTGTCACTTGGTCCCCTGATGGACAATTCATTGCTTACATCTGGGATCAGATCGTTGGTCAATTCAACAACTACGGACCGCTTTGGGTGCTTGACGTGCAGACGGGCAAGCAGTGGCAACTCAGCCCAGACGAAGTGTTTGACAGCTTTCCGACCTGGGCTCCCCAGGGTCATCGGATCCTTGTTGTTCGACGGGAGAATATGGATGACGAATCAGCTGACTTTAATCTAAACAAGTTGGTCAGCAACTTGTGGGTTGTGGATGCGGACACGCAAGAATGGCGACAGCTAACCAACCTCAATGGTCAAGGGGCTTGGTCACCCGTTTGGACGCCAGATGGGTCAGCGGTGGCGTTCATGTCGAATATGGGTAACCAACTAAACGGCTGGCTGATTAACGTCGACGATCGCAGCTTACAGCAATTGGCAGTCGACAGTCCAATAATGCCTCGCGCCTTGAGCGTGATACCGTAG
- a CDS encoding RHS repeat protein translates to MSKASVGSTVYGASSPGNCRTGTPATKPHAVQQAGSSNVYSYNCNGNMTGRTVGGVTYSLVYDAENRLQQVKQGSTVLASYTYDADGNRVKAVMGSSTTGGFLPRITRIDTKAEARFVQISEIRGRESWADLCHELTRKGPKIRAN, encoded by the coding sequence GTGAGCAAAGCGAGTGTGGGGAGCACTGTGTACGGTGCGTCGTCGCCGGGGAATTGCCGGACGGGAACGCCTGCGACGAAGCCGCATGCGGTGCAGCAGGCTGGCAGCAGCAACGTCTACAGCTACAACTGCAACGGCAACATGACCGGGCGCACGGTGGGCGGCGTGACCTACAGCCTGGTCTACGATGCGGAGAACCGGCTGCAGCAGGTGAAGCAGGGAAGCACGGTGCTGGCCAGCTACACCTATGACGCGGACGGCAACCGGGTCAAGGCGGTGATGGGCAGCAGCACGACGGGCGGATTTTTGCCACGAATTACACGAATTGACACGAAGGCAGAAGCTCGATTCGTGCAAATTAGTGAAATTCGTGGCAGAGAAAGCTGGGCGGATCTTTGCCACGAATTGACACGAAAGGGTCCTAAAATCCGTGCAAATTAG